Proteins encoded in a region of the Thermomicrobiales bacterium genome:
- a CDS encoding LON peptidase substrate-binding domain-containing protein produces the protein MSQYDLYSVRYPLLPLKNVVIFPRNVVTLLVGRSRSIQAIEEALARDSRIVVTAHRDPELDDPRPDDLYSLGTLAEVVSVERQQGSNIQVVLEGLHRVDIVQFDNSRPYYTVRAERADDEEISPSEAAALIEVTRDLTRRYSEKKSKFSAEIMEMILTATDAGHLADLLTTQLVTGVRRRQEFLENLNPASRLESLAVHLTTEVEMADLEQRIKNRVREQIDKNQREYYLREQLKAIHDELSGEGGNEIEALRQKIADADLPESVVDRLNKELQRLERMPAVSAEATVVRNYIDTIMALPWDNSTEDNLDLDHAEEILNADHYGLEQVKDRIVEFLAVRKLTAEQGISTAMAGQILCLAGPPGVGKTSLGRSVARAMGRSFVRVSLGGVRDEAEIRGHRRTYIGAFPGRIIGAMKTAGTTNPVVLLDEIDKMSSDYRGDPASAMLEVLDPEQNREFTDHFLDTPYDLSQVLFITTANYLANVPRPLRDRMEIIELTGYT, from the coding sequence ATGAGCCAGTACGATCTCTATTCGGTACGCTACCCGCTACTTCCACTCAAGAACGTCGTGATCTTCCCGCGCAACGTCGTCACCCTGCTCGTCGGTCGGAGCCGATCGATTCAGGCGATCGAGGAGGCGCTGGCCCGCGATAGCCGGATCGTCGTCACCGCCCACCGCGACCCGGAGCTGGATGACCCGCGCCCGGACGACCTGTACTCCCTCGGCACGCTGGCCGAGGTCGTCTCGGTCGAGCGCCAGCAGGGCAGCAATATTCAGGTGGTGCTCGAAGGGCTCCACCGCGTCGACATCGTTCAGTTCGATAACAGCCGCCCGTACTACACCGTCCGTGCCGAGCGCGCCGACGACGAAGAGATCTCGCCATCCGAGGCCGCCGCGCTGATCGAGGTGACCCGCGATCTCACGCGCCGCTACAGCGAGAAGAAGAGCAAGTTCAGCGCCGAGATCATGGAGATGATCCTGACGGCGACGGACGCCGGCCACCTGGCCGACCTGCTGACGACCCAGCTCGTCACCGGTGTGCGACGACGGCAGGAGTTCCTGGAGAACCTCAACCCGGCCAGTCGTCTCGAATCGCTGGCTGTCCATCTGACCACTGAGGTGGAGATGGCCGACCTCGAGCAGCGGATCAAGAACCGCGTCCGGGAGCAGATCGACAAGAACCAGCGCGAGTACTACCTGCGCGAGCAATTGAAGGCGATCCACGACGAGCTGTCCGGCGAGGGCGGCAACGAGATCGAGGCGCTACGCCAGAAGATCGCCGACGCCGATCTGCCGGAGAGTGTCGTTGACCGACTGAACAAGGAGCTGCAACGGCTGGAACGGATGCCGGCTGTCTCGGCAGAAGCGACGGTCGTGCGCAACTACATCGACACGATCATGGCGCTGCCGTGGGATAACTCGACCGAGGACAATCTCGACCTCGACCACGCCGAGGAGATCCTGAACGCTGACCACTACGGTCTGGAGCAGGTCAAGGATCGCATCGTTGAGTTCCTGGCCGTCCGCAAGCTGACCGCCGAGCAGGGCATCTCGACGGCGATGGCTGGTCAGATCCTCTGTCTGGCCGGACCTCCGGGGGTTGGCAAGACCAGCCTCGGCCGCTCGGTTGCCCGGGCGATGGGCCGCTCGTTCGTGCGAGTCAGCCTCGGCGGCGTGCGGGACGAGGCGGAGATCCGCGGCCATCGACGCACCTACATCGGCGCGTTCCCCGGTCGCATCATCGGTGCGATGAAGACTGCCGGAACAACCAACCCGGTTGTGCTGCTCGACGAGATCGATAAGATGTCGTCGGACTATCGCGGCGACCCGGCCTCGGCAATGCTGGAAGTGCTCGATCCCGAGCAGAACCGCGAGTTCACCGACCACTTCCTCGACACACCCTACGATCTCTCGCAGGTGCTGTTCATCACCACCGCGAACTACCTCGCCAATGTGCCCCGACCACTACGCGATCGCATGGAGATCATCGAGCTGACCGGCTACAC